The window TTTTAGAAGATAATGCGATAAACGCTTATCAATTATAATTTTGAAAGGTCAAAGCTATACTTTGATCTTTTTTGTGATTTAAGAAAAAATTACGGAGCTTTTGCGTACTTGTAGATAGAGAACTAAATTGGAGGTTAGTTATGAAACTCTATCATGGAAGTAGTGTAAAAGTTAAATTACCGAGTTTACATTATAGTGAAAGAAAACACGATTTTGGTAAAGCATTTTGTTTAACTTCAAGCTATAATCAAGCGATGAATTGGGCACAGTATAAAGTTAGAAAAAATAATTATATTGGCTATCCTATTGTCTCAATTTTTAATTTATCATTAAGTGATATTAATAGTTTGAAGATTATACGATTTGAAGAACCTAACAAAGAATGGCTGGAGGGTATAATAGTACAGTAAAAATAATGAGAAAAATAATTGTGACCTTATGATAGGACCTGTAGTAGACGGAAATTTTTCCTGGTACACGATTAAAAAATATAAAAATAAAGAATTGAGCTTAAAAGAGGCAATTAAAAGATTATCGCCTAATAATCTAAAAGATCAATGGGCTTTTAAAAATAAACAAGCGATAGATTTATTAAAGTTTGAAGGTGTTAAATATAGATAATGAAAGATCACTTTACATTGAGGCTATTACTCAAGAAGTCAGCAAGATTTTAGCAAAAGAAGAAAAAATTTCATTAGAAAATGCAGAACACAATTTTATCCATTCAAGAACATACAATTATTTGGCATACTCCAATGATCCTTTTATTGAAGATGGACCAGAAGATTTTGTTGATTTATATCATAACGAACAAAAATATCATCGTTTAGTTTCTACTACTCAATTATTGATGGAATAAGAAAATAAAAATTAGCTTAATTTCTTTAATAATGATATCATTTATCTAATTAAAGAAATGGGGTAAATAATTATGAGAAGATACTTCAGCGTTCGCGGAGGCGCAGGTGACTTAACTAAGCCTGATGTTAATACTAGACCGCAAGATAATTTATACTTAGCAGTTAACTCTGAATGGCTTTCAAAAGCAAAAATTCCAGCCGATAGAACTTCAAACGGAATTAATTTGATTTTAGACATGCGAATTGAAGACAAGCTTATGAAGGACTTTGAAGATTTTGTTAGTGGCAAAAAAACTCTTCCTGATGTAGCAAACTTCGATAAAGCAATCCATTACTACAAGTTGGCAGCTGATTTTGATAAGAGAAATAAGGATCAAGCAGAGCCAATTAAGAAAGACTTGAAAAAGCTAACTTCTTTAAATAGTTTTACAGATTTCAATAAAGAAGCCGCAAAACTATTTTTAACCAGTTTTTCTTTTCCATTCAATATCTTTGTAATGGAAGATATGAAAGATACTGACCATAACGCTTTATATGCAGAAGGACCAGGAACATTCTTACCTGATACGACCGCCTATGAAAGTACAGATGCCCAAAAGCTACTTGCTGTATTAGAAAAGCAAACTATAAACTTGCTTATTATGGCTGGATTAAGTGAAGACGAAGCTAAAACTTGGGCTAAGAATGGTATTAAATTTGATAAAAAGCTGGCAAAAGTATTGAAGTCAACTGAAGAATGGGCTGATGAAGTGGCGATTTATAATCCAGCTAGCATGCCTGACTTTGAAGCAAAATTTGATAAATTTGATATCAATTCATTCTTAAAGCAAATTTTGCCTGAAATGCCAGAAAAGGTAATTGTTGCTGAGCCACGCTATTTTGATCATATTAATGACTTCTTGAATGAGAGTGAATTTGAAAAAGTTAAGGGCTGGATGATTGTTAAGTTCATCAATAGTGCAGCAACTTACTTGTCTCAAGCTTTTAGAGAAGCAGCTTTTCCATTTAGACAAGCTGTTTATGGAGTTCCTGAAATGCCAAATCAAACTAAACATGCATATCGTTTAGCTAATTCTGCCTTTGATGAAGTAGTCGGTATTTATTACGGTAAGACTTATTTTGGAGAAAAAGCTAAGGCTGACGTAATTAGTATGATTAAAAATATGCTTAAGGTCTATGAGCAAAGAATTCAAGCAAATACTTGGCTTTCTGAATCTACCAAAAAAGGTGCACTTGTAAAGTTAAAGGCTTTGAAACTTAAGGTTGGTTATCCTGAAAAA of the Lactobacillus isalae genome contains:
- a CDS encoding DUF3990 domain-containing protein translates to MKLYHGSSVKVKLPSLHYSERKHDFGKAFCLTSSYNQAMNWAQYKVRKNNYIGYPIVSIFNLSLSDINSLKIIRFEEPNKEWLEGIIVQ
- a CDS encoding M13 family metallopeptidase; protein product: MRRYFSVRGGAGDLTKPDVNTRPQDNLYLAVNSEWLSKAKIPADRTSNGINLILDMRIEDKLMKDFEDFVSGKKTLPDVANFDKAIHYYKLAADFDKRNKDQAEPIKKDLKKLTSLNSFTDFNKEAAKLFLTSFSFPFNIFVMEDMKDTDHNALYAEGPGTFLPDTTAYESTDAQKLLAVLEKQTINLLIMAGLSEDEAKTWAKNGIKFDKKLAKVLKSTEEWADEVAIYNPASMPDFEAKFDKFDINSFLKQILPEMPEKVIVAEPRYFDHINDFLNESEFEKVKGWMIVKFINSAATYLSQAFREAAFPFRQAVYGVPEMPNQTKHAYRLANSAFDEVVGIYYGKTYFGEKAKADVISMIKNMLKVYEQRIQANTWLSESTKKGALVKLKALKLKVGYPEKNQVIFDRLAVDLNKSLYENQAHINQARTKDNLQKLNQDPDLSVWAMPGNLNNACYDPYKNDLTFPAGILQAPFYDAKQSRAANYGGIGATIGHEVSHAFDNNGAQFDEKGNMKNWWTKEDFAEFNKRTKAVADIFDGLQYGPAKLNGKQVVSENIADLSGLSCAIAANKAEGGEMKDLFETYAKSWMQKQRPEAITAEVQSDVHAPQPTRVNIPAQNQDEFYEAYNVTPEDGMWLDPEDRITIW